A region from the Lolium perenne isolate Kyuss_39 chromosome 4, Kyuss_2.0, whole genome shotgun sequence genome encodes:
- the LOC127294558 gene encoding uncharacterized protein — MGWAARFLTAVSFLAAGILFAPDALLGGSPGRPSAGVAAARLAHLLCFATAWGAALWVTFIGGIVMFKNLPRHQFGNLQGKMFPAYFMLISVCSAISVAAFAYLHPWKTASTIERYQLGFLLAALGFDLSNLLVFTPMTIEMMMKRHKIEKDLGIGSEVGGSRNSDIAKTSPALAAMNKKFGMIHGLSSLANIMAFGSLAMHSWHLASKLKL, encoded by the exons ATGGGGTGGGCGGCGCGGTTCCTGACGGCGGTCTCGTTCCTCGCCGCGGGCATCCTCTTCGCGCCGGACGCGCTCCTCGGCGGCAGCCCCGGCCGCCCTTCCGCGGGCGTTGCGGCGGCGAGGCTCGCCCACCTCCTCTGCTTCGCCACCGCCTGGGGCGCCGCGCTCTGGGTCACCTTCATCGGCGGCATCGTCATGTTCAA GAATTTGCCAAGGCACCAGTTTGGGAATCTACAGGGGAAGATGTTCCCAGCCTACTTCATGTTGATATCAGTGTGCTCAGCCATATCGGTAGCAGCATTTGCATACCTCCACCCATGGAAGACAGCTTCAACTATTGAGCGTTACCAGTTGGGATTCCTTCTTGCGGCCCTTGGTTTTGACCTCTCCAATCTTCTTGTCTTCACCCCCATGACCATCGAG atgatgatgaagaggcacAAGATCGAGAAGGACCTCGGCATCGGCAGCGAGGTGGGGGGTTCGAGGAATTCCGACATTGCGAAGACGAGTCCCGCACTTGCGGCGATGAACAAGAAGTTCGGGATGATCCACGGGCTGTCGTCGCTTGCAAACATCATGGCGTTCGGCAGCCTTGCCATGCACTCCTGGCATCTCGCCAGCAAGCTCAAGCTGTGA
- the LOC127294556 gene encoding pentatricopeptide repeat-containing protein At1g09190-like — protein MPSTAAAGEASQSFSSAVTTPDGWHPRTSERRLLHLLHHSSRARRRPLQLLAFAVRHCLHSSPPSPHHHFLTALLLLSSPPPPAIPLLSLLPPDPPPPLPLLNAALKSLSASSPPLAFRLLSSLRRLHAPDRLSFLPLLGSTSSLPLLSSLHALLLRLGFLSHHAISLALLKPYPLPHTRTLFDEMPQQSKCAVAYNTLITAYLKAKDLFTARHLFDEMQRFKRSRRSVVSWNAMIAGCAWCGSDDVAVRYFEDMVREGQVAPDDGTLAAALPACGRTGNAGAGRWAHEYASTTGILDRSVHVTNAVVDMHCKCGDLSSAKEVFQGMRQRSVVSWNTMISGFSLNGQGIKGIELFQEMMSSGEAPNAVTFLGVLSCCAHAGAVDVGQGIFQSMQSDHGIEAEIEHYGCMVDLLGRSGLLEKAHALIQEMPMRSKAAIWGSLLSACRSHAGLGIAEVALKELISLEPWNSGNYVLLANLYAQTGRWDEAGDVRKLMRRMSAHKEPGQSLIEEPSSS, from the coding sequence ATGccgtccaccgccgccgccggcgaggccTCCCAGTCATTCTCCTCCGCCGTAACCACCCCCGACGGCTGGCACCCCCGCACGTCCGAGCGCCGCCTGCTCCACCTCCTGCACCACTCCTCCCGCGCCCGGCGCCGCCCGCTCCAGCTCCTCGCCTTCGCCGTCCGCCACTGCCTGCACTCCTCCCCGCCCTCCCCGCACCACCACTTCCTcaccgcgctcctcctcctctcctccccgcCGCCTCCCGCGATCCCTCTCCTAAGCCTCCTCCCTCCCGACCCGCCACCTCCCCTCCCACTCCTCAACGCCGCCCTCAAGTCCCTCTCCGCCTCTTCCCCGCCGCTCGCGTTCCGCCTCCTCTCCTCCCTCCGCCGCCTTCACGCCCCcgatcgcctctccttcctccctctgctcggctccacctcctccttgccgCTCCTCTCGTCCCTCCacgcgctcctcctccgcctcggcttCCTCTCCCACCACGCCATCTCCCTCGCGCTCCTCAAACCATACCCTCTACCCCACACACGAAccctgttcgacgaaatgccccAGCAAAGCAAGTGCGCCGTCGCCTACAACACGCTCATCACTGCCTATCTGAAAGCCAAGGATCTCTTCACCGCGCGCCACCTGTTCGACGAAATGCAGCGGTTCAAGCGCTCCAGGAGAAGCGTGGTGTCCTGGAACGCTATGATCGCGGGGTGCGCGTGGTGCGGGAGCGACGACGTGGCAGTGCGGTATTTCGAAGACATGGTGCGGGAGGGCCAGGTGGCGCCAGATGATGGGACCCTTGCTGCGGCGCTGCCTGCTTGCGGGAGGACGGGGAACGCCGGTGCCGGGAGGTGGGCACATGAGTACGCATCTACAACGGGTATTTTAGATAGGTCAGTGCATGTTACAAATGCGGTGGTTGATATGCATTGCAAGTGTGGTGACCTTAGCAGCGCCAAAGAGGTGTTCCAAGGGATGCGACAGCGGAGCGTGGTGAGCTGGAACACGATGATCTCTGGGTTTTCGTTGAATGGGCAAGGGATTAAGGGAATCGAGCTGTTCCAGGAGATGATGAGCTCTGGAGAGGCTCCCAACGCAGTGACTTTCCTGGGGGTGCTTAGTTGCTGTGCCCATGCTGGGGCCGTAGATGTTGGGCAGGGGATCTTCCAGAGTATGCAGTCAGACCATGGGATTGAGGCGGAAATCGAACACTATGGGTGTATGGTAGATTTACTTGGAAGGTCCGGTCTTCTCGAGAAGGCGCATGCACTGATTCAAGAGATGCCAATGAGGTCTAAAGCTGCAATATGGGGATCGCTTCTAAGCGCATGCCGTTCCCATGCTGGGCTTGGCATTGCCGAGGTAGCTCTCAAAGAGCTTATTAGTCTGGAACCTTGGAATTCAGGGAATTATGTGCTGCTGGCCAATCTTTATGCACAAACAGGACGGTGGGATGAGGCAGGGGATGTGAGAAAACTGATGAGGAGGATGAGTGCTCACAAGGAGCCAGGGCAGAGTCTAATAGAAGAACCAAGTTCAAGTTGA
- the LOC127294554 gene encoding putative disease resistance protein RGA4, whose amino-acid sequence MAAVLDPLVGSCIRKLQEIIVENAVLILGVKEELEELQGTIKQIQCFLYDAEQRMIHESAVQNWISELRDAMYDADDIVDSARFEGSKLLRDHTSSSRKSNPCWDISFLSCFPGIQRRHEIAVKIRDLNKRIEKLSKHGNSFLHPGIAPSGQGSTSKQRLSSKIVQPNLVGKEIVHSSRKLVDLVLAQKGYKNYKLAIVGTGGVGKTTLAQKIYNDQKIKGNFNKHAWVCVSQECNEVNLLKEILRNIGVHQEQGESIAELQNKIAETIDGKSFFLVLDDVWKSNVWTDLLKIPLCSANTAVILVTTRDVRIAMNIHTEHTHKVDLMSEEVGWELLWKSMDIVAEKEVHNLTSTGIEIVRKCGYLPLAIKVIASVLASKNQTENEWQNILRLIGAWSESKLPDDIEGALYLSYNELPHHVRQCFLYCALYPEDAVIFRDDLIRLWVAEGFVEEQRGQLLEDTAEEYYYELIHRNLLEPDETSFDHAKCKVHDVLRHLACHLSREECFVGDPESLMVSSMSKMRRLTAIPKKDLLVLPSMDNGEFKVRTFQTDRQPWRVDNTVFMKFPYLRVLDLSDSLVQHIPDCVGSLIHLRLLDLDGTEISCLPESIGCLINLQILNLQRCKALHCLPLAITRLCNLRRLGLDDTPVNQVPEGIGRLKFINDLEGFPVGAGGDNGKTQDGWKLEELAHLSQLRQLDMIKLERATPYSTDSLLTEKKHLKVLNLFCTERTNEPYSEEDVSNIEKIFQQLIPPQNLEDLCISRFFGRRYPTWLGTTQVSSVMYLQLIDCNSCVHLPPIGQLPNLRYLKIGGAVAVTKIGPEFMGCRGANPRSTDAVVAFPKLESLIISDMPNWEEWSFVEEGDVDAAEEGEDGSAEIQKGEAPSPGMQLLPRLKRLELRGCPKLGSLPRQLAQEATSLKVLDIKGASSLKVVEDLPFLSESLLIQGCDRLERVSNLSQVGRLRINDCPSLRCVEGLGNLQQLWLDEDMKELSSLWIPQLQQQHKQLHGEDLDVYDW is encoded by the coding sequence GATCCTTTGGTTGGATCATGCATCAGAAAGTTGCAAGAAATCATTGTGGAGAATGCCGTACTAATTCTCGGTGTAAAAGAAGAGCTCGAAGAATTGCAGGGAACAATAAAACAAATACAATGCTTCCTTTATGATGCCGAGCAAAGGATGATACATGAGTCAGCAGTTCAAAATTGGATCAGTGAGCTAAGAGATGCTATGTATGATGCTGATGATATTGTTGACTCGGCCAGATTTGAAGGAAGCAAGCTACTAAGAGATCACACATCATCATCTAGAAAATCAAATCCATGTTGGGACATTTCGTTTTTATCTTGCTTTCCTGGAATTCAGAGGCGTCATGAAATTGCTGTTAAGATCAGAGACCTCAACAAAAGAATTGAGAAGCTCTCAAAGCATGGAAACAGTTTTCTACATCCCGGTATAGCACCTTCTGGCCAAGGCTCAACATCCAAACAGAGATTAAGTTCCAAGATTGTACAACCCAACCTTGTGGGAAAGGAGATTGTACATTCTAGCAGAAAACTGGTGGATTTGGTGCTTGCCCAGAAGGGATATAAGAATTATAAGCTCGCTATTGTTGGTACCGGAGGGGttggaaagacaacgctagcccaGAAAATATACAATGATCAAAAAATAAAAGGAAACTTCAACAAACACGCATGGGTTTGTGTTTCTCAAGAGTGCAATGAAGTTAATCTTCTAAAAGAGATTCTCAGAAATATCGGGGTGCATCAAGAGCAAGGTGAGTCCATAGCAGAGCTCCAGAACAAGATTGCAGAAACAATTGATGGCAAGAGCTTCTTTCTTGTTCTAGATGATGTGTGGAAATCTAATGTATGGACCGATCTACTAAAGATTCCATTGTGTAGTGCAAATACAGCAGTGATTTTAGTAACCACACGAGATGTTAGAATTGCAATGAATATCCATACAGAGCATACCCATAAAGTTGATCTAATGTCAGAAGAGGTGGGATGGGAGCTACTTTGGAAGAGCATGGATATTGTTGCAGAGAAAGAAGTACACAATCTGACAAGCACTGGAATCGAGATTGTTCGTAAATGTGGCTATCTCCCACTTGCCATCAAGGTCATTGCGAGTGTTTTGGCAAGTAAAAATCAAACAGAAAATGAGTGGCAAAATATTTTGAGATTAATTGGTGCTTGGTCAGAGAGCAAACTTCCTGATGATATAGAAGGAGCTTTATATCTGAGCTACAATGAGTTACCACATCATGTGAGGCAGTGCTTCCTTTATTGTGCATTGTATCCTGAAGATGCTGTAATTTTCCGTGATGATCTTATCAGATTATGGGTTGCTGAGGGCTTTGTAGAGGAACAACGAGGGCAACTACTAGAAGATACAGCAGAAGAGTACTACTATGAGTTAATCCATCGGAATCTTCTCGAACCAGATGAAACATCTTTTGACCATGCGAAATGCAAAGTGCATGACGTCTTAAGGCATCTAGCTTGTCATTTATCAAGAGAAGAATGTTTTGTTGGCGACCCGGAATCATTAATGGTTAGCAGTATGTCAAAAATGCGACGCCTTACTGCTATCCCCAAGAAGGATTTATTAGTGTTACCTAGCATGGATAATGGAGAATTTAAGGTGAGGACCTTCCAGACTGACCGCCAGCCATGGAGAGTTGACAATACAGTTTTCATGAAATTTCCGTATCTTCGTGTTTTGGATCTGAGTGACTCACTGGTACAACACATTCCAGATTGTGTTGGAAGTTTGATCCATCTACGACTACTTGATCTCGATGGTACAGAAATATCTTGTCTTCCGGAGTCCATCGGTTGCCTCATAAATCTTCAGATATTGAACTTGCAAAGGTGTAAAGCTCTGCACTGTCTTCCTTTAGCAATTACACGATTGTGCAATTTAAGGCGCCTTGGTCTGGATGATACACCAGTAAATCAGGTTCCAGAAGGAATAGGCAGATTGAAATTCATCAACGATTTAGAAGGATTTCCTGTTGGTGCTGGAGGTGATAATGGTAAAACACAAGATGGATGGAAGTTGGAGGAGTTGGCACATCTCTCACAGCTAAGGCAGCTTGATATGATTAAATTGGAAAGGGCTACTCCTTACAGTACAGATTCATTGCTGACAGAGAAAAAACATCTCAAAGTTTTGAATCTGTTCTGTACAGAACGTACAAATGAACCATATTCAGAGGAAGATGTTAGCAACATTGAGAAGATCTTTCAGCAGCTAATCCCTCCACAGAACCTGGAAGATCTATGTATCAGTAGATTCTTTGGCCGGAGGTATCCCACATGGCTTGGTACCACCCAGGTGTCTTCAGTTATGTACTTACAACTCATAGATTGCAATTCATGTGTGCATCTTCCACCAATCGGGCAGCTGCCCAACCTCAGATATCTGAAAATTGGGGGAGCAGTAGCAGTTACCAAGATTGGACCCGAATTCATGGGATGCAGGGGGGCTAATCCCAGATCCACGGATGCGGTTGTTGCTTTCCCCAAGCTCGAATCATTGATCATCTCGGATATGCCCAACTGGGAGGAGTGGTCCTTTGTTGAAGAGGGAGATGTAGATGCAGcggaagagggagaggatggatcTGCTGAGATACAAAAGGGGGAAGCCCCGTCTCCAGGGATGCAGTTGCTGCCACGATTGAAGAGATTGGAACTTAGGGGCTGCCCCAAGCTGGGATCTCTCCCGCGACAGCTAGCACAGGAGGCCACCAGCTTGAAAGTGCTCGATATAAAAGGAGCAAGCTCCTTGAAGGTGGTGGAGGACCTCCCGTTCCTCTCTGAGTCGCTTCTAATCCAGGGATGCGACAGGCTGGAGAGGGTGTCGAACCTTTCTCAGGTGGGGAGGCTGCGGATAAATGATTGCCCAAGCTTGAGGTGTGTTGAGGGGTTGGGTAATTTGCAACAGCTGTGGCTGGACGAGGATATGAAAGAGCTATCCTCGCTGTGGATTCCACAGCTTCAACAGCAGCACAAACAACTTCACGGTGAAGACCTTGATGTCTACGACTGGTAG